One Desulfomicrobium macestii genomic window, TAGCTTTTGATCGCCTTGCCTTGCTTGTCGACCCAGTTGCTTTCGTAGTTGATATTGTAGGCTCCGGGAATATGCCCGGCTTTCAGCGGTGTCCCGTCGAGCCCGGTATTGAGGGCTTTACCCAGGTATTCTTCTTCTGAGCGAACATCGATCAGCTGGTAGTAGGGGTCGCCAAGGCGCGGGGATATGAAGGCTTCGTCAGCGATCTTTCGCGTGTCTATCTCTTTGGCCGGAGCCTGGTAGAGCAGTGGCTCGCGCTGCGCTGGACTGTTGACGACCTCGCCGCCTGCGTCCAGCCAGCCATCAATGCCCCGTTCGAGGATGGCCATTTTCTTGTGGCCGAGAAGGTCCAGAATCCAGAACAGATATGATGCGGTGGCCCCGCCATCTCGGGCCACCGCGTCATACAGCACGAGCTGGTCGTTTCGGAAGATTCCATGCTGCCCGAGGATTTTCTGTGCCTCCGCAGTGCCGATGAAGGTGCCGCCGATATTGGTCGCCGAATAATCCTGGCGGAACAATGACCAGGGCAATCGGATCGCCCCAGGTATCATCTTGCCGTCGAAATGCTCGTCGCTGCGGACGTCTACAATCACCACTGGTTCGTCCTGGACGCGTTGCCGCAACTGGTCTGCGGTGATCAGGTACGAGCTGCTTGGATAGGCGGGCGGCTTGGTGTCCTCCACAGCGGCAAATGCCCAGCTCACGCCGAGCAGCAAGGCTACGGCGATCAGTAGGTAACGGATTGAATGTGGGTTCTGCATAATATCCTCCTCGGATCCAGAAGATTTTCTTTCGCATACCATGTAGGCAGAGTTGGTTCGAATTTAAATTATAGCCCTAGCCGGATGGCGCGATATAATTTGACTATAACCATTGCACATGCTCCAGGAAAATGCAAACAGCCGCAGTATATTTCCTGCAACTCAAGCTATTTTACATATGAAAAAATCAAATTTTTTGATTATCTATTGGCAGTTAGCATTCATTTTAATTAAAAAAATATGTTTTTAGCCACAGATAGCGAATTATGCGAACATTTTGGCAATATGAGCAAATAGTTACTCATTTTCGGCGCGTCTGCGCAATCTTCGGGCAACAGTGACCAAAATTGATCGTCAGTTCATCAACCGGATCGACCGGGACCATTCATCGCTGCGGTTTGCTGATTGGAGTTGCTGACTCATTTTAGGCTGCTTTCGAAAAGCTACGCGAAATGGCCAACCCAATCGTCTCTTCCATCCCTCTTCTCTTGTCCATGAACCTGAAGTTCCTCTCCCCGTTCTCGACGGCACATACGCTCAGACCTTGAAAAACCCGTGATATTCCACGTAACCATTAGATACTCGACTTTCGGGGTTAGCCATTAGCAGCTAACAATCTTTGTTCATTGAAAATATAATCGAAATTGCGCCCCAAACTACGCATTCCTTTTTGAAAAGCCTCAAGCAGTATGCGTTCTGCCTGGCTCTGAGCTTCGCCAAGCTTCTTTAGGTTTTCC contains:
- a CDS encoding sulfurtransferase, whose product is MQNPHSIRYLLIAVALLLGVSWAFAAVEDTKPPAYPSSSYLITADQLRQRVQDEPVVIVDVRSDEHFDGKMIPGAIRLPWSLFRQDYSATNIGGTFIGTAEAQKILGQHGIFRNDQLVLYDAVARDGGATASYLFWILDLLGHKKMAILERGIDGWLDAGGEVVNSPAQREPLLYQAPAKEIDTRKIADEAFISPRLGDPYYQLIDVRSEEEYLGKALNTGLDGTPLKAGHIPGAYNINYESNWVDKQGKAIKSYAELAELYRGLDPDKAVIVYCHSGRRGSFSYFILRLMGFEDVQLYDNSWYGWGRPERYYPTETNPRKMSGQALPTPGKRNPADSAGPKTEPAAATGQTSQEDTPDADSTGGKKYISCGG